The following proteins are encoded in a genomic region of Arachis stenosperma cultivar V10309 chromosome 4, arast.V10309.gnm1.PFL2, whole genome shotgun sequence:
- the LOC130973269 gene encoding uncharacterized protein LOC130973269 translates to MMVGKEKAKAVIVGGSIAGISTAHALISAGWDVVLIEKTSAPPTGSPTGAGLGLDPLSQQIIQSWLPLPHFLHNTTLPLTIDQNQATDSEKKISKTLTRDECFNFRAAHWADLHGLLYNALPPSVFLWGHLFLSFHVVDFKGSITTKVKVLKTGEVINIVGDLLVAADGCLSSVRQKYLPDFKLRYSGYCAWRGVLDFSKIEDSDTITGIRKAYPELGKCLYFDLGSGTHAVFYELLNKKLNWIWYVNQPEPQVKGTSVTMKVSGDMIEKMYQEAEKVWIPELVKVMRETKEPFLNFIYDSDPLKKIFWENVVLVGDAAHPTTPHCLRSTNMSILDASVLGKCLEKWGVEKLESALEEYESIRLPVTSKQVLHARWLGRIKQGLVLPQRDPFNPKSATPDECQDLLQRNTPFFQ, encoded by the exons ATGATGGTTGGTAAAGAGAAGGCAAAGGCAGTGATAGTCGGGGGGAGCATAGCTGGAATATCAACTGCACATGCTCTTATCTCTGCTGGTTGGGATGTCGTCCTCATTGAGAAAACCTCTGCACCTCCAACTGGAAGCCCCACGGGTGCTGGTCTTGGACTTGACCCTCTCTCTCAACAAATCATTCAATCTTGGCTTCCACTTCCTCATTTCCTACATAACACCACTCTCCCACTAACCATTGATCAG AACCAAGCAACTGATAGTGAGAAGAAGATCAGCAAGACACTGACAAGAGATGAGTGTTTCAACTTCCGAGCAGCGCATTGGGCTGATCTTCATGGCCTTCTATACAATGCGCTGCCGCCGAGTGTATTTTTATGGGGCCacctcttcctctctttccaTGTTGTGGACTTCAAAGGTTCCATAACAACAAAAgtcaaggttctgaaaaccggagAGGTCATCAATATAGTAGGGGATTTGCTTGTTGCAGCTGATGGATGCCTCTCTTCCGTTCGCCAGaaatatctccctgattttAAACTCAG GTATTCAGGATATTGTGCTTGGAGAGGAGTTcttgatttttcgaaaatcgaGGATTCAGATACAATAACAGGCATTCGCAAGGCATACCCTGAGCTTGGAAAATGCTTGTACTTTGACTTGGGCTCAGGAACACATGCTGTGTTCTACGAGCTTCTAAACAAAAAGCTCAATTGGATTTGGTATGTGAATCAGCCAGAGCCACAAGTTAAG GGAACCTCGGTGACGATGAAAGTAAGTGGCGACATGATTGAGAAAATGTACCAAGAAGCTGAAAAAGTGTGGATTCCAGAGCTGGTAAAGGTCATGAGAGAAACAAAGGAACCCttcttaaattttatatatgatAGTGATCCCTTGAAGAAGATATTTTGGGAGAATGTGGTGTTAGTAGGAGATGCAGCTCACCCCACAACTCCTCATTGCCTTAGAAGCACAAACATGTCAATATTGGATGCATCAGTGTTAGGAAAATGTTTGGAGAAGTGGGGAGTGGAGAAGTTAGAATCAGCTTTAGAAGAGTATGAGTCCATCAGATTGCCAGTGACCTCCAAGCAGGTGTTGCATGCAAGGTGGCTTGGTCGCATAAAGCAAGGTTTGGTTCTTCCTCAAAGGGACCCTTTTAACCCCAAATCAGCAACACCAGATGAATGCCAAGACCTTCTGCAGAGGAACACACCTTTTTTTCAGTGA